A genomic window from Sulfurospirillum diekertiae includes:
- a CDS encoding NAD-dependent epimerase/dehydratase family protein: MGSGAEYSKQKPIIEAKEDDYLQALPLDEYGFYKSITSHFIEKSENIVQLRIFGAYGEYENYRYKFISNAIVKNLLHLPITINKNVYFDYIYSDDLVKIIDFFIYNDTKEKIYNVTTGTKVDLITLANLVNEVGDFYSDIRVIHEGLNNEYTSNNERLLKEFGDFQFTSHKNAIAKMRCYFQENLDKLDIQTIKEDPYLKAIDTMWKGK; this comes from the coding sequence TTGGGGAGTGGTGCCGAGTATAGTAAGCAAAAGCCCATTATCGAAGCAAAAGAAGATGATTATTTACAAGCGTTGCCCTTAGATGAATATGGATTTTATAAATCCATTACATCGCATTTTATTGAGAAGTCTGAGAACATTGTACAGTTACGGATTTTTGGAGCATACGGTGAGTATGAAAACTATCGCTATAAGTTTATTTCAAATGCCATTGTTAAAAACTTATTGCATTTGCCTATAACGATCAATAAGAATGTCTATTTTGACTATATTTACAGTGATGATTTGGTTAAAATAATCGACTTTTTTATCTATAACGATACTAAAGAGAAAATCTATAACGTCACGACAGGCACAAAAGTAGATTTAATTACATTAGCAAATTTAGTGAATGAAGTCGGTGATTTTTATTCCGATATAAGAGTCATTCATGAAGGGCTTAATAACGAATACACGTCCAATAATGAGCGTCTTTTAAAAGAGTTTGGCGATTTTCAGTTCACATCGCACAAAAATGCGATAGCAAAGATGAGATGTTATTTTCAAGAAAATTTAGATAAATTAGATATACAAACCATAAAAGAAGATCCGTATCTAAAAGCAATAGATACAATGTGGAAAGGCAAATAA
- a CDS encoding NAD-dependent epimerase/dehydratase family protein: MNIFITGSSGFIGSHLKEYLLGHHHDTLFIPSSKELDLSDEKAVDRYILEK; encoded by the coding sequence ATGAATATTTTCATTACAGGTTCTAGCGGCTTTATTGGCTCTCATCTAAAAGAGTATCTTCTCGGGCATCATCATGACACACTTTTTATACCATCTAGTAAAGAGCTTGATTTAAGTGATGAAAAAGCAGTTGATAGATATATTTTAGAAAAATAA
- the rfbH gene encoding lipopolysaccharide biosynthesis protein RfbH, whose translation MSKEEQLKQEILEKTKQYYELVHKKNQTRPFVAGESRVNYAGRVFDEKEMMNLVDSSLDFWLTYGDYSKKFEKELAKFLHVRWAFLVNSGSSANLLAFYALTSPLLKERQVKRGDEVITVAAGFPTTVAPIVQYGAVPVFVDMELTHFNIDVTQLEQALSSKTKAVMIAHTLGNPFNIKVVKAFCDKHNLWLIEDNCDALGSTYEGKPTGTWGDIGTSSFYPPHHMTMGEGGATYTDNPLLKKIMLSMRDWGRDCWCESGVDNTCGCRFTQQFGSLPKGYDHKYVYSHFGFNLKVSDMQAAVGCAQLEKFPSFVEKRKVNFKKLYNGFKDVPELILVEAQPQSDPSWFGFMMTIKDNVKFSRNELVEYLENNNIQTRNLFAGNMLRHPLFESLEKDKDYRVIGLLPNTDKIMSDSFWIGLYPGMSDDAIGYMIEKIVYFIRSQTN comes from the coding sequence ATGAGCAAAGAAGAACAACTCAAGCAAGAGATTTTAGAAAAAACAAAACAATATTATGAACTCGTTCATAAAAAAAATCAAACGAGACCGTTTGTTGCGGGAGAGAGTCGCGTTAATTATGCAGGGCGTGTCTTTGATGAAAAAGAGATGATGAACCTTGTCGATAGTTCGCTTGATTTTTGGTTGACCTATGGGGATTATTCTAAAAAATTTGAAAAAGAGTTAGCAAAGTTTTTACATGTAAGATGGGCATTCTTGGTCAATAGTGGCAGTTCTGCCAATTTGTTGGCTTTTTATGCACTTACTTCACCACTTCTAAAAGAGCGGCAAGTCAAACGTGGCGATGAAGTTATCACGGTCGCCGCTGGCTTTCCAACAACCGTAGCACCTATTGTTCAATACGGTGCCGTGCCAGTGTTTGTTGATATGGAACTGACACACTTTAACATTGACGTGACGCAGTTAGAACAAGCACTGAGTTCCAAAACAAAAGCGGTGATGATAGCCCACACGTTAGGAAATCCTTTTAACATTAAGGTTGTGAAAGCGTTTTGCGATAAACACAATTTATGGCTCATTGAAGACAATTGTGATGCGCTTGGCTCAACGTATGAAGGTAAGCCAACAGGAACATGGGGCGATATAGGAACGAGTAGTTTTTACCCACCACATCACATGACAATGGGTGAGGGCGGAGCAACATACACAGACAATCCTCTTCTTAAAAAGATTATGCTTTCCATGCGTGATTGGGGAAGAGACTGTTGGTGCGAGAGTGGTGTGGATAATACCTGTGGATGTCGCTTTACGCAACAGTTTGGAAGCCTTCCTAAAGGGTATGACCATAAATATGTCTATAGCCATTTTGGTTTTAACCTCAAAGTGTCCGATATGCAAGCTGCTGTTGGATGCGCACAACTGGAGAAATTTCCAAGTTTCGTTGAAAAAAGAAAAGTGAATTTTAAAAAACTTTATAATGGATTCAAAGATGTTCCAGAATTAATCTTGGTAGAAGCACAACCGCAGAGCGATCCAAGTTGGTTTGGCTTTATGATGACCATAAAAGATAATGTGAAATTTTCACGCAATGAACTGGTCGAATACCTTGAAAATAACAACATCCAAACGCGTAATCTTTTTGCGGGCAATATGCTACGACATCCTCTATTTGAGTCACTTGAAAAAGATAAAGATTATAGAGTAATAGGTTTACTTCCCAATACAGACAAAATCATGAGTGATAGTTTTTGGATTGGTTTATACCCTGGTATGAGCGATGATGCAATTGGGTATATGATTGAAAAAATAGTATATTTTATTAGAAGCCAAACTAATTGA